A single region of the Thermotoga profunda AZM34c06 genome encodes:
- a CDS encoding ABC transporter ATP-binding protein, with the protein MILSLKSVKKYFPIRSGVFLQISGWVRALEEIDLDIEENQTIGIVGESGCGKTTLGKIVSRILQPTSGKIIFDGRDISRKISKDMEKKFRRTVQMIFQDPFNSLDPRMTVADIIGEPLEAHRVFSSKKEQEDYVKDLLGKVGLSSEYLSRYPHEFSGGQRQRIAVARAISLNPKLIVCDEPTSALDVSVQSQIINLLMKIREEYKISYLFISHNLDVVYHMSDKLLVMYLGNVVECGEANEVFENPLHPYTRALMSSVPSWDPQFRRLHKLTLFGEPPNPVNPPPGCPFSTRCSLKMERCEKEKPKLIGDEKHKVACFLSEV; encoded by the coding sequence ATGATTCTTTCACTCAAGTCTGTGAAGAAATATTTTCCCATAAGATCTGGAGTATTTTTGCAAATAAGTGGTTGGGTGAGGGCTCTTGAGGAAATTGATCTGGATATAGAAGAAAATCAGACAATTGGTATTGTAGGTGAATCTGGATGCGGAAAAACCACTCTTGGCAAGATTGTTTCGCGAATACTACAGCCAACCTCTGGAAAGATAATATTTGATGGGCGTGATATCTCCAGAAAGATCTCAAAAGATATGGAAAAAAAGTTTAGAAGAACTGTGCAAATGATCTTCCAAGATCCATTCAATTCACTCGATCCAAGGATGACGGTGGCAGATATAATCGGTGAACCACTCGAAGCGCACAGAGTTTTTTCCTCTAAAAAAGAGCAAGAAGATTATGTCAAAGATCTGCTTGGCAAGGTAGGTTTGTCCAGTGAATATCTCTCGAGATATCCTCATGAATTTTCTGGGGGGCAGAGACAGAGAATCGCTGTTGCAAGGGCTATATCTTTAAATCCCAAATTGATAGTCTGTGATGAACCAACATCGGCGTTGGATGTTTCTGTTCAGAGTCAGATAATAAATCTTTTGATGAAAATAAGAGAAGAATACAAGATATCTTACCTATTCATTTCTCATAACCTCGATGTAGTCTACCACATGAGTGATAAATTGCTTGTCATGTACCTTGGCAATGTTGTAGAATGTGGCGAGGCAAATGAGGTATTTGAAAATCCATTGCATCCATACACAAGGGCATTGATGAGTTCTGTTCCAAGCTGGGATCCACAATTTAGAAGGCTTCACAAGTTAACTCTCTTTGGTGAACCACCAAACCCTGTTAATCCACCACCTGGATGTCCATTTTCAACGAGATGTTCTCTGAAAATGGAAAGGTGTGAGAAAGAAAAACCAAAACTCATAGGCGATGAAAAACACAAGGTGGCGTGTTTTTTAAGTGAGGTGTAG
- a CDS encoding ABC transporter permease: MSKTMTRSVRIYQQFKKHKLGIFGLWVLIVLYLLIIFADFISPYNFEETHSKFTYAPPTIVRIVHEGKLHRPFVYGLKRTRDPVTFMVRYEEDRSKIYPVKFFVRGERYKFWGLFETDLHLFGIDVDSSETMILLFGSDRFGRDIFSRTLIGGRVSLTVGLVGTFISVIIGAIIGSISGYYGGWIDVLIQRFIELLRSFPRIPLWLALAVILPPSWPSTWVYFGIVIVLSLIGWMGVARVVRGMVLSLREKEYVLAAKVAGVSNFKIIKKHLIPNIMSYLIVVSTLSIPGMILGESAISFLGLGIKEPMTSWGLLLRQAQSISALATSPWLLIPGVFIMISVLAFNFVGDALRDALDPYRVVEKV; encoded by the coding sequence ATGAGCAAGACAATGACAAGATCGGTGAGAATTTATCAACAATTCAAAAAGCACAAACTTGGAATCTTTGGTCTGTGGGTTTTGATTGTTCTATATCTTTTGATTATCTTTGCCGATTTTATCTCTCCTTATAATTTCGAAGAAACACACAGCAAGTTTACATATGCCCCACCAACGATTGTGAGAATTGTTCATGAAGGGAAACTTCACAGGCCTTTCGTATATGGATTGAAGAGGACGCGTGATCCTGTAACTTTCATGGTGAGATATGAAGAAGACAGATCAAAGATTTATCCTGTGAAGTTTTTTGTAAGGGGAGAGAGATACAAATTTTGGGGGTTATTCGAAACCGATCTACATCTTTTTGGAATTGATGTAGATTCATCAGAGACTATGATACTTTTGTTTGGTTCAGATAGATTTGGCAGAGATATATTCTCCAGAACCTTGATAGGTGGCAGAGTATCACTAACAGTCGGTTTAGTTGGCACTTTCATAAGTGTCATTATAGGTGCGATAATTGGTAGTATCTCAGGATATTACGGTGGTTGGATCGATGTTCTCATTCAGAGATTTATAGAACTTCTACGTTCTTTCCCAAGAATTCCTTTGTGGCTTGCTCTGGCTGTGATTTTACCGCCAAGCTGGCCAAGTACATGGGTTTATTTTGGGATAGTAATAGTACTCTCTTTAATAGGATGGATGGGAGTTGCAAGGGTAGTTCGCGGCATGGTTTTGAGTCTGAGGGAAAAAGAATATGTCCTTGCAGCAAAAGTTGCTGGCGTCTCTAATTTCAAGATAATAAAAAAGCATTTGATACCAAATATTATGAGTTATCTAATAGTTGTATCGACTCTCTCGATCCCTGGAATGATTCTTGGTGAAAGCGCCATAAGTTTTTTAGGACTTGGGATCAAAGAACCAATGACAAGCTGGGGACTTTTGCTCAGACAGGCTCAGTCCATTTCAGCTCTTGCCACAAGTCCATGGCTATTGATACCTGGAGTCTTCATAATGATTTCAGTCCTTGCTTTTAATTTCGTTGGTGATGCACTCAGAGATGCTCTTGATCCATATAGGGTGGTTGAGAAAGTATGA
- a CDS encoding ABC transporter ATP-binding protein produces MTVLSVKDLKTYFKTFDGIVKAVDGISFELNEGEILALVGESGCGKSVTALTIMGLVKNAIVEGSIKYRETELTKLSKAEYRKIRGKKISMIFQEPMASFDPLYRIGQQMMEVALTHLRVDEAEARDICVDMLKKVHIPLAEKRFDEYPHEMSGGMLQRIMIAMALLTNPDIIMADEPTTALDVTIQAQVLKLFKELQETFKTSVIFITHDLGVVAELADRVHVMYAGKIVEKASVLDLFKNPLHPYTQALLQSRVKREYKGRELPYVPGTVPAANRFPNGCRFHPRCSKAMEICSREEPPESFFDKKSVSCWLYVGSDSR; encoded by the coding sequence ATGACAGTCCTTTCAGTAAAAGATTTGAAGACTTACTTTAAAACTTTCGATGGAATAGTTAAAGCTGTTGATGGAATATCTTTTGAATTGAATGAAGGTGAGATACTTGCACTTGTTGGTGAATCAGGTTGTGGAAAGAGTGTAACAGCGCTCACAATAATGGGACTTGTGAAAAACGCTATCGTTGAGGGTTCAATCAAGTACAGAGAAACCGAACTAACAAAGCTGTCAAAGGCAGAATACAGAAAAATTAGAGGCAAGAAGATATCGATGATCTTTCAAGAGCCGATGGCAAGTTTTGACCCGCTTTATAGAATTGGACAACAGATGATGGAAGTTGCCCTGACTCATTTGAGAGTGGACGAAGCAGAAGCAAGAGATATATGTGTAGACATGCTCAAAAAAGTACATATCCCCTTGGCAGAAAAAAGATTTGATGAATACCCTCATGAAATGAGTGGAGGAATGTTGCAAAGAATTATGATTGCAATGGCTTTGCTTACAAATCCCGACATAATCATGGCTGACGAACCAACAACTGCGCTTGACGTCACAATTCAGGCACAAGTGTTAAAACTCTTCAAAGAACTTCAAGAAACCTTTAAAACCTCTGTTATCTTTATCACTCATGATCTGGGAGTTGTCGCGGAATTAGCAGACAGAGTTCATGTGATGTATGCTGGAAAAATTGTAGAAAAGGCAAGTGTCCTTGACTTGTTCAAAAATCCGCTGCATCCATACACACAAGCACTCTTGCAATCAAGAGTGAAAAGAGAGTACAAAGGTAGAGAATTACCCTATGTACCCGGGACTGTACCGGCTGCAAATAGATTTCCCAATGGATGTAGATTTCATCCAAGATGCAGCAAAGCAATGGAGATCTGTTCGAGGGAAGAACCACCGGAATCTTTCTTCGATAAAAAATCTGTGAGTTGTTGGCTTTATGTTGGGAGCGATAGCCGATGA